Genomic window (Dyadobacter fanqingshengii):
TGGTTTTGAACTGTTTGTGGCCGGTCCTCCGGGGTTAATGCCGTTACCGTGCCGCGTCCCGGGATCGTTTGCCGCCAGGGTAGGAAGAGCATAATGACAAACAAAAACAGTAAGATTATCATTATGCGGCCGAGTAGTCTTGTTCCGCGCGTTTTCAATATTTGCCTGTCCGAAAGGATACCCAGTTCCTCCCAATCGATGCGCTTGGTCAGGTCAATTCCGTGTCTAACCATGGCGCACCTCACTTTCTTCCAGTTCCAGGTCGGTCACCGCGGCAAGTTTTTCGCTTCCCGTTACCATGTCGAAAATAGTGTCCAAACTGGTCATAAACTTCTCAATGGCGTAGCTGATCTGAACAATGATCACTTCCGCTGCAACAAACTGTCCGAGTGTCATTTGTCTTTGCACAACATAATAGGAACCCAAAAAAAGTAAACCGCCCATCAGCAAGGTCCTCAAAATGACGGAGCTGGCGAAAAATTTGCGAAGCACCCAGAAATGATCGTTTCTTGCTTGTAAATAATCCGCTGTAATGCGGTCTGTATCCACAATCACCTGTCTGAGCTTGTCCGGTTGTCCCCGGTAACGATCCAGATCAGCTGCAACCGATTCCAGGTAAGCCACGATCTCATATTTATAATGCGACTCCTCAATGCTGGTTTGCACGCCTCTTTGGTAATACATTAAAAGCACCACAATCGTAGCTACAACGGTTAACAGGCCGAATGTCATGAAGATAGGGTGGTAGAATGAGAGCAAAATCGCCGATAGTGCGATTTGCACGCCAGCCGCCACAATGTCTACGAGCAGTTTTGTTAATCCTTTTTGTATAATTATCACATCAAAAAAGCGGTTCACCAGCTCCGGCGGATTTTCACCTTCCAGTTCCGATTTTTTGATCCGCGGAAACCGGTAAGCAAATTCGAGCGCTGCCTTGGTAAATATCTTTTGCTCGATGAGCTCCACCAATGTGAGTTGCCCGATCAGCAAAACCCCGCCGGCAATGATCCCGATGAGGACAACGCCGATCAGCACATAGGTGGAACTGTATAATGCGCCATTGGAGAGCAGGTTGAAAACTGCCGTGGTCCCGAGT
Coding sequences:
- a CDS encoding ABC transporter ATP-binding protein, with amino-acid sequence MSKKHKAEVPTPWQRLVGMLYVERSTINYIFIYAILIGLIGLTLPLGTTAVFNLLSNGALYSSTYVLIGVVLIGIIAGGVLLIGQLTLVELIEQKIFTKAALEFAYRFPRIKKSELEGENPPELVNRFFDVIIIQKGLTKLLVDIVAAGVQIALSAILLSFYHPIFMTFGLLTVVATIVVLLMYYQRGVQTSIEESHYKYEIVAYLESVAADLDRYRGQPDKLRQVIVDTDRITADYLQARNDHFWVLRKFFASSVILRTLLMGGLLFLGSYYVVQRQMTLGQFVAAEVIIVQISYAIEKFMTSLDTIFDMVTGSEKLAAVTDLELEESEVRHG